CCCAGTGGCGCGCGCGCAGCGCCCTGCCCGTTTCCTGCAATGCCGCCTCGCTCGACTCGCCGCGCCAGAACGATTCCAGCGCGAATTTCAATTCTCGATGTGCGCCGATGCGGGGGAATCCCAGGGTGTGCGCATGTGCCATGACTTTCTCCGATGCTGGTTTCAAGGCTTGCCATGGTGAGGCTGCGCACATTATTATTCAAACGATATATTTTAAGAATAAACTTGAATTTCATTCATAATGCAATCCATTCTCGAACTGCGGCATCTCAAGACCCTTCTCGCCCTGCGCGAAGCCGGCAACCTGCTGCGCGCCGCAACTCTGCTGAACGTCACGCAATCCGCGTTATCGCACCAGATCAAGCAGCTGGAAGACCATCACGGCACGCCCTTGTTCGAGCGCAAAACGACACCGGTGCGCTTCACGCCGGCCGGAGAGCGGCTGCTGAAACTGGCCGACGCGATCCTGCCGCAGATACAAGGCGCGGAACGCGATCTGGCGCGCATGGCGCAGGGTGCTGCCGGACAGTTGCGGATTGCAGTGGAATGCCACACCTGCTTCGATTGGCTGATGCCGGCGATGGACGTGTTCCGCAACCGCTGGCCGGAGGTGGAACTCGACATCGTCTCGGGCTTTCAGGCCGATCCGGTCGGCTTGCTGTACGGCCATCGCGCCGACGTCGCGATCGTGTCCGAAATCGATCCGGACGAAAGCGTGGACTACCACGCGCTGTTCCGCTTTGAAATCGTGGCACTGGTGGCGAAGGACCATGCACTGGCCGGGCGCGATTATCTGGTGGCGGAGGATTTTGCGACGGACACCCTGATCACCTATCCGGTGCCGGACGACATGCTGGATGTGGTGCGCCAAGTGCTGAAGCCGGCCGGCGTGCAAACGGCGCGCCGCACCACGGAACTGACGGTCGCGATGCTGCAACTGGTTGCCAGCAAGCGCGGCATCGCCACGCTGCCGGTATGGGCAGCGCAGAATTACGTTGACCGCGATTACGTCCTGGCCAAGCGGATCACCGTCGACGGCCTGACCGGACGCTTGTATGCGGCATGCCTGCCGGAACTGTCGGGCAAGCCGTTTCTTGCGGATTTCGTCAACACGACGAGAGAGAGTTGCTATCTGAATTTGCGCAGCGTCGAGCTGCTGTAACACCGCGCATCATCTTCACCCGAGTTTTTTCCGCCGCGACCGACACGGCAACATCACGGCCGCCGTGGTCTTTGCGCACGCATCGTTGCGGCGTTGCGTTGTCTTCGAATATTTTCCAGGTCCTTGCAGGCTCGGAAAACGCGTGCAAGCGAGTCCGCAAAACAAGAAAGCCACCGCAATCCGTCATGACTGCGATGGCTTTTTGGCTGATGCGATATTGCCTACACAGGCTGCGCCTTCGTCGCGTTTCTGGCGTTGTTGCTTCCCACGCCCAGCGCGGTGAAGATCGCTGCCATCTGCGCCAGTCCGATGCAGATGAACACCCATGAAGGATGGCTTGCATCCATCAATGCGCCGAACAGCAGCGGCGCGAAGGACATGCCGATATCGAGCCCGGAATAGACCACGCCATACACACGTCCGGTCGCATTCTTCGGCGCAGCCGCGCGAATCAGCAAATCGCGCGACGGGCCGGCGATGCCGGAGCCGAAGCCGATCAAGCCCATCAACACGATAGCCGCCGGCATCGATACGCTGCCCGTGGCCAGCACCAGGGCCATCAAGCCCGCGCCGGTGAATGCCAGGGCGATCGTGCGATCGTGCCGCGTGGTCTTGGCGGCCACGAAACCGCCCCAGATCATGCCGGCTGCCGAAGCCAGCATGTAAGTGGTGAAGCCGGCGGTGGCCCATGTCAAGGACATGTCATACAAGGCACGCAAGCCGGACACCGAGAAACTCTGGATGCCGCCGAGCGCAATCGCAGTGATGAAGAAGAATGCGAAGCACATCCATACGGCAGGCACGCGCATGAAGTCGAGCAGATGGCCGCGCGGCGGCTGCGCCGCTTCCTTGCGCGACGACGCCACCGCCGCCTTCACCTCATCCGTGCGAAGCAGCTGACGGTTCGCGAACAGCAGCAGCAACACGACAAACGGAATGCATGCCGCTGCCAGCAAGGCGATGCGCCAGTCATACAGTCCCGCCAGCGTCGTCAGAAAGATGGGAGCCAGCGCCCAGCCGAGATTGCCCGAAACACCGTGCACCGAGAATGCATGGCCAAGCCGGGGCGCGGACACGCGCTTGTTCAGCAGGGTGAAGTCGGCCGGATGGAACACGCTATTGCCCAGGCCCGCAAGCATCGAACCGGCCAGCAGCATTGGATAGTTTTGCGCCTGCGACAGGACCAGCGCCGAGGTGCCCAGCAATCCAAGGCCGGAAAACAGGACGATGCGCGCACCAACGCGATCCACCACAAAGCCGGCCAGCGCCTGCCCGATGCCGGAGACTACGAAGAACATCGTCATCAGGAGCCCGAGTTCCGCATAGGACAGGCTGAAAGCCTCCTTCAGCCACGGGAACAACGGCGCGAGAATCAGGTGAAAGAAATGGGACACGCCGTGGGCGATGCCGACCAGGCTGATGACCTGGGCATCCTGGCGGAAAGAAGGGACTGCAACAGACGACATGGTGCGCTCTCGAAATGAACAATGAATGCAGTGTAAGCAAAAATCGATCGTCTGCTTTAAGATAGAACGACAATTTTTATCGCACTTTTGACATACCATACCGATGCAGCCAATTACGCATACCCGCCTGAACCTGCCGGGCGTCGCGCCGACGCCCGAACGCCGGGTGCGCATGGTCGCCCGTGACCTTGAAGCATCTGAATTGCTGAGTGCGCACAAGCATGCGTGGGGCCAGGTCACCTACGCACTGGATGGCGTGGTGCGCGTGACCGTCGGCAACAGCACATGGATCGTGCCGCCAATGCGCGCAATCTGGATTCCACCGGACCAGATGCATGAAGTCGCCACACTAGAGAAGGTTCGGCTGCGCGCGCTGTACGTTCATGCGGACGCCGCGCCTTTTCACGGGAATCAATGTGAAGTGCTCGACGTTTCCGCCCTGCTGCGCGAGCTGATCGTGGCGCTGTCGCAGGTCTCGGCTGACGAGCCGCGCGAAGCGATGCTGACCGCGCTCATCCTCGATGAGGTGGCGCGTTCGGCCACGATGCCTATCCGCGTTGCCCTGCCCGACGACAAGCGACTGAAAACCCTGTGCGAAACGCTGATCGCCGATCCGGCATCGCCGCTCACGCTGGAAGAATGGGCGCAACGCGCCGGTGCATCCGGGCGCACGCTGGCGCGGCTGTTCGAGCGCGACCTGGGCATGAGCTTCAGCCAGTGGCGGCAGCAGGTGCGGCTGGCGCACGCCGCGCCGCTCATCGCGAGCGGCATGCCGATGTCGCGCGTCGCGGCAGAACTGGGCTATGCGAGCCAGTCGGCATTTTCAGCGATGTTCAAGAAGACCTTCGGGCAATCGCCGTCCTCGTTTTTCAGTCACCGGGAAGGTTCGTGATGGTGCGTTGATCCGGGGATGTGTGCAGCCATTCGCGATTCCTCCCTTGCTGGGCGCACTTGCGCTTGCTACCCGAATTCCCTGCGTCACCATTCGCCCGGAATGACATGCCACGTCGAGATGGCGTCCGGGGAAACCGTCAGGCCGTCTTGCGGTCCCGCTTCGACTCGAACATGCGCAGGTCGGCAACCCGGAACAGGGTTTCGATATCTTCGCCATCGGCCGGATAGTGCGCCGATCCGATCGATGCTCCGACATTTGCCGGTATGCCGTCGTACACGGTGATCGGCTCTTCCACCACTGCGCGAATCTTGTCGCTGATTCCCTGCACCAGCGCATCGGCATTCACGCCATGCAGATAGACGACGAATTCGTCGCCGCCGAAACGCGCGACCGCATCCTCCTTGCGCAACGCGCTCTGCAGGCGCGCGCCGATTTCGACCAGCGCGCGGTCGCCGCAGTCATGGCCGTATTCGTCATTGATCGTCTTGAAGTTATCAAGATCAATGAACAGCAGCGAAAAGTGCAGCGGATTCGCCAGCGATGCGTTCTGCCGGCGGAACTCGATCTGCGAGATGAAGGATTCGCGATTGAGCACGTGCGTCAGCCGGTCCGTGCGCAGGTTGCGCTCCATTTCCTCGAAGCTTTGCGCGAGCTGGCCGATCTCGTCGTTGCGATCGATATTGAGCGGAGCGAAGGGTTGCCCGCTGCTGATGCTCCTGGCGGCCAGCGTCAGCTTGCGAATGTCGCGCAGCGCCCATCGCAGAATCACGAAACCCAGCACCAATGCAAGGCACATCGCGATCATGCCGAGGCTCAGGCTGCGATAGAGATTTCGGGTGACGTTGCTCATGAAATCCGAACGCGGCACTGCCACCACGATGATCCAGTCAAGCCCTTTTTCATTCGGCAGCGTCATCGCGGCCAGCTGAATCTTCCCGAGTTCGCTCTTGAACGAGCGCATCATGAATGGGGCGGAACCCGGACTGACGCGCAGGGTTTCGGTGACATCGCGGTACGCCTCCCGAATCAGCGGGAAGGCACTTTCGCGCGCCATCAGGCGTGTCGGGACAGCCTTTTCGATCTTGTACGGCAACTCGAGCGCCGAGGTCGCAACCAGCCCACCCTCGCGTTCGGCGATGAATGCAATGCCATTCGGACTGATGATGAGCGATTGCAGGAACATGGTGAGCCGTTGCAGCGGCAAGTCGGTAGCCGCCACGCCGATCAGCGAGCGATCTGCGCGATACACCGGTTTTGCCAGTGTCAGCACCAGCTCGTGAGAGGAAAAGTCGTTATAGACCGGCGACCATGCCACGCCGCCGCGGACGACGGCGCTCCGGTACCACGGCCGCTCGCGCGGCTCGTATCGATCGGTACGGCTCAGGGACAAGCGGCTTCCCGGCCCGGCCATGTGGTACAGATTGCGCCATGCGCTGTTGGCCTCCTTGAGGCGCAATTCCGTCGTGTCCGGGTCGCTGCGGTTGACTCCCACGAAACGGCCGTCCGCACCGCCGAAATAGACGTGTCGATTCATATCCGGAAAAAGGTCCGACGCAACCCAGAGTCGTTCCTCGATCTTGCTCGTTTCTTCCGGAAAGGAAATGGCCCCCACGACCGGATTATTGCCGACGGAAGCCAGATCGGGCGCAACCGATTTCAGCGTGGAATGCGCACTCAGCAAATGCTGCTCGGTTCCCTGGTGAATGCGGCTGATCATGTCGACCAGCGCCTTTTGCGAGATCGCGTCGGTGGCATCCTCCCCCGCCTGGTACAAGACGCCGGTAATCGTCAAGCCCACGCATACCATCAGAAGTACGAACGGAATGATGAAAACCCGCTGTAAAGAAGACTGTTTCAGAGTCACTCTGGATCCATGCCTGAAGCCGATTGAACCATTACAAGAACCTTGCAAGGCTGCCGAATAGAGAACCGCAAATGTACGCCGGGATGAAAAACGGGCCACTTTACGCGGCCCGTTTTTCATCCCGGCAAAATGCATGGAAATCTTACAATAATTTATATGTTTCCATGCGGAAATTTATTCG
The Noviherbaspirillum cavernae DNA segment above includes these coding regions:
- a CDS encoding sensor domain-containing diguanylate cyclase, whose product is MVCVGLTITGVLYQAGEDATDAISQKALVDMISRIHQGTEQHLLSAHSTLKSVAPDLASVGNNPVVGAISFPEETSKIEERLWVASDLFPDMNRHVYFGGADGRFVGVNRSDPDTTELRLKEANSAWRNLYHMAGPGSRLSLSRTDRYEPRERPWYRSAVVRGGVAWSPVYNDFSSHELVLTLAKPVYRADRSLIGVAATDLPLQRLTMFLQSLIISPNGIAFIAEREGGLVATSALELPYKIEKAVPTRLMARESAFPLIREAYRDVTETLRVSPGSAPFMMRSFKSELGKIQLAAMTLPNEKGLDWIIVVAVPRSDFMSNVTRNLYRSLSLGMIAMCLALVLGFVILRWALRDIRKLTLAARSISSGQPFAPLNIDRNDEIGQLAQSFEEMERNLRTDRLTHVLNRESFISQIEFRRQNASLANPLHFSLLFIDLDNFKTINDEYGHDCGDRALVEIGARLQSALRKEDAVARFGGDEFVVYLHGVNADALVQGISDKIRAVVEEPITVYDGIPANVGASIGSAHYPADGEDIETLFRVADLRMFESKRDRKTA
- a CDS encoding LysR family transcriptional regulator, giving the protein MQSILELRHLKTLLALREAGNLLRAATLLNVTQSALSHQIKQLEDHHGTPLFERKTTPVRFTPAGERLLKLADAILPQIQGAERDLARMAQGAAGQLRIAVECHTCFDWLMPAMDVFRNRWPEVELDIVSGFQADPVGLLYGHRADVAIVSEIDPDESVDYHALFRFEIVALVAKDHALAGRDYLVAEDFATDTLITYPVPDDMLDVVRQVLKPAGVQTARRTTELTVAMLQLVASKRGIATLPVWAAQNYVDRDYVLAKRITVDGLTGRLYAACLPELSGKPFLADFVNTTRESCYLNLRSVELL
- a CDS encoding MFS transporter; this translates as MSSVAVPSFRQDAQVISLVGIAHGVSHFFHLILAPLFPWLKEAFSLSYAELGLLMTMFFVVSGIGQALAGFVVDRVGARIVLFSGLGLLGTSALVLSQAQNYPMLLAGSMLAGLGNSVFHPADFTLLNKRVSAPRLGHAFSVHGVSGNLGWALAPIFLTTLAGLYDWRIALLAAACIPFVVLLLLFANRQLLRTDEVKAAVASSRKEAAQPPRGHLLDFMRVPAVWMCFAFFFITAIALGGIQSFSVSGLRALYDMSLTWATAGFTTYMLASAAGMIWGGFVAAKTTRHDRTIALAFTGAGLMALVLATGSVSMPAAIVLMGLIGFGSGIAGPSRDLLIRAAAPKNATGRVYGVVYSGLDIGMSFAPLLFGALMDASHPSWVFICIGLAQMAAIFTALGVGSNNARNATKAQPV
- a CDS encoding helix-turn-helix transcriptional regulator is translated as MQPITHTRLNLPGVAPTPERRVRMVARDLEASELLSAHKHAWGQVTYALDGVVRVTVGNSTWIVPPMRAIWIPPDQMHEVATLEKVRLRALYVHADAAPFHGNQCEVLDVSALLRELIVALSQVSADEPREAMLTALILDEVARSATMPIRVALPDDKRLKTLCETLIADPASPLTLEEWAQRAGASGRTLARLFERDLGMSFSQWRQQVRLAHAAPLIASGMPMSRVAAELGYASQSAFSAMFKKTFGQSPSSFFSHREGS